The Prochlorococcus sp. MIT 1300 genome has a window encoding:
- a CDS encoding o-succinylbenzoate synthase, giving the protein MEVNIQSKPFSFQLIKKLKTSQGFLKFRRGFLLRLETSSGQSGWGEVSPFQPNELRECKELLTLIGKKTSRSNLESQISQLPGSLAFGIGAALAEIDHFNGGKAKGNWLKAPRSAVLLPDPEKLLDVIHSTISKSQKEDYAPTFKWKVGIRSNSEEQELLNEILSCLPSNAKLRLDANGAWNRKTAYQWVNSLINQPSVEWLEQPLPTLDIEGLLKLSQKIPIALDESLTTDKSLIKSWKSWQVRRPILEGDPRKLLQELEARSSHKMLSTSFETGIGQRWVHHLSALQQQGPTPTAPGLAEDWFPDNDLFSSNPITVWEAA; this is encoded by the coding sequence ATGGAAGTCAATATTCAATCAAAACCTTTCTCTTTTCAACTTATAAAAAAATTAAAAACCTCACAAGGATTTCTTAAATTCAGGCGCGGCTTTTTACTTAGATTAGAGACCAGTTCTGGTCAATCTGGCTGGGGGGAAGTCTCACCATTTCAACCCAATGAACTCAGAGAGTGCAAAGAACTACTAACATTGATTGGTAAAAAGACTTCGCGTTCTAACTTAGAGAGTCAAATCAGTCAATTACCTGGAAGCTTAGCTTTTGGCATTGGAGCAGCTCTAGCAGAAATAGATCATTTTAATGGGGGCAAGGCTAAAGGCAATTGGTTAAAGGCACCAAGATCTGCAGTATTACTCCCAGACCCAGAAAAGCTTCTAGATGTAATTCACTCAACTATTTCGAAGTCACAAAAAGAAGATTATGCACCTACATTCAAATGGAAAGTCGGAATTAGGTCAAATTCTGAAGAACAAGAACTTCTAAATGAAATCCTGAGCTGCTTACCCTCGAATGCAAAGTTGAGGTTAGACGCCAATGGTGCATGGAATCGCAAAACAGCATATCAATGGGTTAATTCTCTAATCAATCAACCATCAGTCGAATGGCTTGAACAACCTTTACCAACTCTTGATATTGAGGGACTATTGAAACTATCTCAAAAGATTCCCATTGCTCTAGATGAATCCTTAACTACTGATAAATCACTTATTAAATCTTGGAAATCATGGCAAGTTCGCAGACCCATCTTAGAGGGAGACCCAAGAAAACTACTACAAGAATTGGAAGCCAGATCTTCTCACAAAATGTTAAGTACATCATTCGAGACTGGCATAGGGCAACGTTGGGTGCATCATCTATCAGCTTTACAACAACAAGGACCTACGCCTACTGCACCGGGTTTAGCAGAAGACTGGTTTCCAGATAATGATCTATTCAGTTCAAACCCAATTACTGTTTGGGAGGCTGCATGA
- a CDS encoding AMP-binding protein encodes MKNLISLPCQPIEYKDCALSLYKSINEGLWVQLMPDSHQQATLLPQKISLQGPGVAIQSGGSSGGKHYCFQPIDHLNQSALATSEWLKLQGIEPQNCIILNPLPLHHISGLMPWWRSQCWKSEHIWLLPKAMRDPVLIKEIIHNLNSKPILISLVPTQLKRLLSHKIGINLLKLCDIIWVGGAHLNESIAKFARTQSIRLAPCYGATETAAMITAMHPQDFLKGESGCGSPLGDIDLTIGENNSLKIKTSRLAVARWSPQGIERITNKEGWWQSGDSAQIINLSKKKCLIVKGRLDNAINSGGETIFPEQLEEKLLGKSKKAGLKLESVLLLPIKDDEWGERIVALIRWEPTISPNELERSFRSLQNIVAKWMKAEQPVAWHNCPELSPNKSGKWERNKWLEWLKLKS; translated from the coding sequence ATGAAGAATTTAATTTCTCTACCATGTCAACCTATTGAATACAAAGATTGTGCTTTAAGCCTTTATAAATCAATTAATGAAGGGCTTTGGGTTCAACTAATGCCCGACTCACATCAGCAAGCGACTTTATTACCTCAAAAGATTTCCCTTCAAGGGCCTGGTGTGGCCATCCAAAGTGGCGGAAGTAGCGGTGGAAAACATTACTGTTTTCAGCCAATTGATCACCTCAATCAATCAGCCTTAGCGACTTCTGAATGGCTTAAATTGCAAGGGATAGAACCCCAAAATTGTATTATTCTTAACCCCTTACCCCTTCACCATATAAGTGGATTAATGCCTTGGTGGAGAAGCCAATGCTGGAAATCTGAACACATTTGGCTACTCCCAAAAGCAATGCGAGATCCAGTCTTAATAAAGGAAATAATCCACAATCTGAATTCAAAGCCAATATTAATCTCTCTTGTACCTACTCAACTTAAACGCTTACTATCTCATAAAATAGGAATAAATTTATTAAAACTGTGCGATATTATTTGGGTTGGAGGTGCACATCTAAACGAATCCATTGCAAAATTTGCGAGAACACAATCTATTCGGTTAGCACCCTGTTATGGGGCAACAGAAACAGCAGCAATGATTACAGCAATGCATCCCCAAGACTTTTTAAAAGGAGAATCTGGCTGTGGCTCGCCATTAGGCGACATAGACTTAACGATAGGAGAAAATAACTCACTGAAAATAAAAACATCACGGCTCGCTGTAGCTCGCTGGAGCCCTCAAGGGATCGAAAGAATTACGAATAAAGAAGGATGGTGGCAGTCTGGAGATTCTGCTCAAATTATTAATCTCAGCAAAAAAAAATGTCTAATAGTTAAAGGTCGGCTAGACAATGCGATTAATTCTGGTGGCGAAACAATTTTCCCCGAACAATTAGAAGAAAAACTACTTGGCAAATCAAAAAAGGCTGGTTTAAAACTTGAAAGCGTATTACTTCTCCCTATTAAAGATGATGAATGGGGAGAAAGAATTGTCGCACTAATTCGATGGGAACCAACAATCTCTCCCAACGAATTGGAAAGATCTTTCCGTTCCCTCCAAAATATTGTCGCCAAATGGATGAAGGCCGAACAACCTGTTGCTTGGCATAATTGTCCTGAATTATCGCCTAACAAATCAGGCAAATGGGAACGGAATAAATGGCTAGAATGGTTAAAGCTGAAAAGCTAA